One genomic segment of Candidatus Hydrogenedentota bacterium includes these proteins:
- a CDS encoding class I SAM-dependent methyltransferase: MLRPNRRHETDPVTWDRCAREYEEGIVMGHPDVLAYENFEEDFLDALLLFLITQGHGPLRLLDAGCGSGRLHLRYGMKMTPESTGGTRGRIAFEPLMASGLAGVDGVDFSVEMLGLARRKLDAADFPPEVRRSLRLRHGSAFDPPPEFVKGLPVAVALCNTIGVMQGPEGARRLFEALRRAVEPEGGVVVISAYRLDAVAAYALSNYESTMNVSGQPCWLQPARFISQDAVPVPLEKKRAFDTGQCIRVAERGADGGLCRECVLERDPAAVAEAVATGHIRTHWDYESRWYSTERMAEWMGELWRGLPVWHVDGRRLDVLRAWPAQLAVLDAGDRLGEFFGRFGVPGGA; the protein is encoded by the coding sequence ATGTTGAGGCCCAACCGAAGGCATGAAACGGACCCGGTGACATGGGACCGTTGCGCCCGGGAGTATGAGGAGGGGATTGTAATGGGGCATCCCGACGTGCTCGCCTATGAGAATTTCGAGGAGGATTTTCTCGACGCGCTGCTTTTGTTCCTAATCACCCAAGGCCATGGCCCTCTGCGGCTCCTGGATGCGGGGTGCGGGTCCGGGCGGCTTCATTTGCGTTACGGAATGAAAATGACTCCCGAATCCACCGGGGGAACACGAGGGCGAATTGCGTTTGAGCCGTTGATGGCATCCGGTTTGGCGGGCGTGGACGGCGTGGATTTCTCCGTGGAGATGCTGGGGTTGGCGAGGCGGAAACTGGATGCGGCGGACTTTCCCCCCGAAGTCCGCCGCAGTCTCAGGTTGCGCCATGGTTCGGCCTTTGACCCGCCTCCGGAATTCGTGAAGGGGCTGCCGGTGGCGGTGGCTTTGTGCAACACCATTGGCGTGATGCAGGGTCCGGAGGGTGCCCGGCGGCTGTTTGAGGCGCTTCGCCGGGCGGTGGAGCCTGAGGGGGGCGTCGTGGTGATCAGCGCCTACCGTCTCGACGCTGTGGCGGCTTATGCGTTAAGCAACTATGAGAGCACCATGAACGTGTCGGGACAGCCATGCTGGCTTCAGCCCGCGCGGTTCATCTCTCAGGATGCCGTTCCCGTGCCTCTGGAGAAGAAGCGCGCCTTTGACACGGGCCAATGCATCCGTGTGGCCGAGCGCGGCGCGGACGGCGGGCTGTGCAGAGAGTGCGTTCTTGAGCGGGACCCCGCGGCGGTGGCCGAAGCCGTCGCCACAGGGCACATTCGCACCCATTGGGACTATGAGTCGCGCTGGTATTCCACGGAGCGGATGGCGGAATGGATGGGGGAGCTTTGGAGGGGGCTTCCGGTCTGGCATGTTGACGGGCGGCGTCTTGACGTTCTGCGGGCCTGGCCGGCCCAATTGGCGGTGCTGGATGCCGGGGACAGGCTGGGGGAGTTTTTCGGGCGGTTTGGCGTGCCCGGGGGGGCATAG
- a CDS encoding sodium:solute symporter family protein → MWAIVLAYLVFVFVKGVLKVRQVSDTEDFLVAGRNIGWFFLLCTMGATVIGGGASIGAIARTYDWGVLMLLVSTGWYLHFLFAGMWVAPHFREARLYTVAGYFGQRFGEGPRFAVLVLSLLFSVFIVAAQMAAFGSVAAALFPDAADSESALRWAIIVGGAIVVTYSTAGGLLAVIHTDVYQFIILVLGFTVTLAFCVPDIAASYNTRTGRFTPLRFSTVDIQTPEALAGMLVRGEGDVARYLVETAGPLPEEALAGGGKALKTAVVELLNGALDERDFYSRERFAGVELSRQTRELLEGNPSGKQLRRLNLSLIQDAFPRLVSPDREISPVFFKAHGGKGWVFLVTTFLAFLLGECFAPGYATRYCVGKNIRETRIGIMGAGIFLALVFPVVLFFIALYARIHYPAIDPQQALPRVIFQLHNPVVTGLIIGALLMAVMSSADSALNSATAIFVKDLFEHQLGWRDDGSGRLLLLARCCGVLLGAAAILVAVLWSDIIGLLLFTYHLWAPAVFVPVCVGVLSRTGSTRQNRIVMATMIAATCATLLYRLPQALDHFFGLRILSERLHDLTVRLDPVVFGVAVSLAVFFGLTLFCRVLYGPPMVDGP, encoded by the coding sequence ATGTGGGCAATTGTTCTTGCATACCTTGTCTTTGTGTTTGTCAAGGGCGTGCTCAAGGTGCGCCAGGTTTCGGACACGGAGGATTTTCTGGTTGCTGGGCGGAACATCGGGTGGTTCTTCCTGCTCTGTACCATGGGGGCGACAGTTATCGGGGGGGGCGCCTCCATTGGTGCCATAGCGCGCACCTACGACTGGGGCGTTCTCATGCTCCTCGTTTCGACCGGGTGGTATCTGCATTTTCTTTTTGCTGGGATGTGGGTGGCCCCCCACTTCCGGGAGGCCCGTCTTTACACCGTTGCCGGATATTTCGGGCAACGGTTCGGGGAGGGGCCGCGTTTCGCGGTCCTCGTGCTCTCGCTGCTCTTTTCCGTGTTCATCGTGGCGGCGCAGATGGCCGCGTTTGGCAGTGTGGCCGCCGCCCTTTTCCCGGACGCGGCGGACAGTGAAAGCGCCCTGCGCTGGGCCATCATTGTCGGCGGCGCCATCGTGGTCACCTACAGCACCGCCGGGGGGCTGCTGGCCGTAATACACACCGACGTGTACCAGTTTATAATTTTGGTGCTGGGTTTCACCGTGACTCTGGCGTTCTGCGTGCCGGACATTGCCGCGTCTTATAACACGCGCACGGGCCGGTTTACCCCGCTGCGTTTCAGCACGGTGGACATTCAGACGCCGGAGGCGCTTGCCGGGATGCTGGTCCGGGGGGAGGGCGATGTGGCCCGTTATCTTGTGGAAACGGCCGGTCCGCTCCCTGAGGAAGCCTTGGCCGGGGGGGGCAAAGCGCTCAAGACGGCGGTGGTTGAACTGCTCAACGGCGCGCTTGATGAGCGGGATTTTTACAGCCGGGAACGCTTTGCGGGAGTGGAACTCAGCCGCCAGACGCGGGAACTCCTGGAGGGAAACCCGTCGGGCAAACAGTTGCGCCGGCTCAACCTCTCCCTCATTCAGGATGCCTTTCCACGGCTCGTATCACCGGACCGTGAAATCTCCCCGGTTTTTTTCAAGGCACACGGCGGCAAGGGCTGGGTTTTTCTGGTGACCACGTTTCTGGCCTTTCTGCTCGGCGAGTGTTTTGCACCGGGCTATGCGACCCGTTACTGTGTGGGAAAAAACATCCGCGAGACCCGGATTGGCATTATGGGCGCGGGGATCTTTCTCGCCCTGGTGTTCCCCGTGGTTCTTTTTTTCATTGCCCTGTACGCGCGCATTCACTACCCCGCAATTGATCCCCAGCAGGCCCTGCCCCGCGTGATATTCCAACTTCACAACCCTGTTGTCACGGGGCTAATCATCGGCGCCCTTCTCATGGCGGTCATGTCCTCCGCAGATTCGGCGCTTAATTCGGCCACGGCCATCTTCGTGAAGGACCTTTTCGAGCACCAGCTTGGCTGGCGGGACGACGGGAGCGGGCGTCTGCTCCTCCTTGCCAGATGCTGCGGCGTGCTCCTGGGCGCGGCCGCCATCCTGGTGGCCGTGCTGTGGTCCGACATTATCGGGCTGCTGCTGTTCACGTACCATCTTTGGGCGCCGGCCGTTTTTGTGCCCGTGTGCGTCGGTGTGCTGTCGCGTACGGGGTCAACGCGCCAAAACCGCATTGTCATGGCCACCATGATTGCCGCCACCTGCGCCACCCTGCTCTACCGCCTGCCGCAGGCGCTGGACCATTTCTTTGGTCTGCGCATCCTGTCGGAGCGACTGCACGACCTGACCGTGCGCCTTGACCCGGTAGTGTTCGGGGTCGCGGTCTCACTGGCGGTTTTTTTTGGACTCACCCTTTTCTGCCGGGTGCTTTACGGCCCGCCGATGGTTGACGGCCCCTGA
- a CDS encoding DUF1080 domain-containing protein, with protein sequence MFRKLVLAALVTALVFTGLLYGTVWFGFYEGNRPRPVGAPTPRPEGEGWIDLLSAENAPNWKNLKSDKELFTVEDGVLHIFGRSVASLGYATYTGQPFGDYDLHLEFRLSPPPRWSALAALIFNAQLRCNSGVFLRVPEGESPLRGFEVQVLGDHGWPPNKNGTGSIYDVVSPMFNMALPSGEWNSYDISLRGTKVTVTVNGWKVIDTDFAQMTMPIGKFGTPYSELPLSGLIALQDHGGELWYRNILVRPAAGVEAAEIIPAAAL encoded by the coding sequence ATGTTCAGGAAGCTGGTGTTGGCCGCGCTGGTCACCGCGCTGGTTTTTACCGGATTGCTTTACGGCACGGTGTGGTTCGGATTTTACGAGGGGAACCGGCCCCGGCCCGTCGGCGCGCCAACGCCCCGCCCGGAGGGTGAGGGCTGGATAGACCTCCTCAGCGCCGAAAACGCCCCCAACTGGAAGAACCTCAAGAGCGACAAGGAGCTCTTCACCGTCGAGGACGGGGTGCTCCACATCTTCGGCCGTTCAGTGGCGTCGCTGGGCTACGCCACGTACACCGGCCAGCCCTTCGGCGACTACGACCTGCACCTGGAGTTCCGCCTGTCCCCGCCCCCGCGCTGGTCCGCCCTGGCCGCCCTGATTTTCAACGCGCAGCTCCGCTGCAACAGCGGCGTCTTCCTCCGCGTGCCCGAGGGCGAGTCGCCCCTGCGCGGGTTCGAGGTGCAGGTGCTGGGCGACCATGGCTGGCCTCCGAACAAGAACGGCACCGGGTCCATCTACGACGTGGTCTCGCCCATGTTCAACATGGCCCTGCCCAGCGGCGAGTGGAACTCCTATGACATCTCCCTGCGCGGCACGAAGGTCACGGTCACGGTCAATGGCTGGAAGGTGATAGACACGGACTTCGCGCAGATGACCATGCCCATCGGCAAATTCGGCACCCCCTACTCCGAACTGCCCCTCTCCGGGCTCATCGCCCTGCAGGACCATGGCGGCGAGCTCTGGTACAGGAATATTCTCGTGCGGCCCGCAGCCGGGGTTGAGGCCGCCGAAATCATCCCCGCCGCCGCGCTTTAA
- a CDS encoding uroporphyrinogen-III decarboxylase-like protein — translation MTTPFSVPVSPDWRGLLQCLTRTGEPKRVHHIELFLDPEVQQAVCDRFGLEEGLDRADPYFPLRRQIAVQSFLGYDFIRCGPENVDMPVNQQAAGDTADLARDGGRLFLDENRGPVTTWEEFEKYPWPDPEKIATRNLEWYEKNLPEGMCIIAGGGFGHFAEHLTWLMGYTTFCTAIFEQRDLVRAIFEKVLDLNVRAASLMTEFDCVRALWGSDDMGYKGGPLMSPDDLRELVFPGHKAMADIAHGAGRPYLLHSCGNLSLVMDDLIDGVGIDAKHSFEDTIELVTDAKHTYGRRIALLGGVDVDFLCRSDEDAVRRRVRETLDICQSGGGYCLGTGNSVANYIPLDNYLAMLDEGRRFSG, via the coding sequence ATGACCACCCCCTTTTCCGTGCCCGTGTCCCCCGACTGGCGGGGACTGCTCCAGTGCCTCACCCGGACGGGCGAGCCGAAACGGGTCCACCACATTGAACTTTTTCTGGACCCCGAGGTGCAGCAGGCGGTCTGCGACCGCTTTGGCCTGGAGGAGGGATTGGACCGCGCGGACCCGTATTTCCCGTTGCGGCGCCAGATTGCCGTCCAGTCGTTTCTGGGTTATGACTTCATCCGCTGCGGTCCTGAGAATGTGGACATGCCCGTGAACCAGCAGGCCGCAGGCGACACGGCGGACCTTGCCCGCGACGGGGGCCGGCTTTTTCTGGACGAGAACCGGGGCCCCGTCACCACCTGGGAGGAGTTTGAAAAGTATCCCTGGCCCGACCCGGAAAAAATCGCCACGCGCAATCTGGAGTGGTACGAGAAGAACCTTCCCGAGGGCATGTGCATCATCGCCGGGGGCGGTTTCGGCCACTTTGCCGAGCACCTTACCTGGCTCATGGGCTACACCACCTTCTGCACGGCCATCTTTGAGCAGCGCGACCTGGTGCGCGCCATTTTCGAGAAGGTCCTCGACCTGAACGTCCGCGCCGCCTCGCTGATGACGGAGTTCGACTGCGTCCGGGCGCTTTGGGGCAGCGACGACATGGGCTACAAAGGGGGGCCGCTCATGAGCCCCGACGACCTGCGCGAGCTGGTCTTCCCCGGACACAAGGCCATGGCCGACATCGCCCACGGCGCGGGGCGGCCCTACCTCCTGCACTCCTGCGGCAACCTCTCACTGGTCATGGACGACCTCATTGACGGTGTCGGCATTGACGCCAAGCACTCCTTCGAGGACACCATCGAGCTGGTCACGGACGCCAAGCACACCTATGGGCGGCGCATCGCCCTGCTCGGCGGGGTGGATGTGGATTTCCTGTGCCGCTCGGACGAGGATGCCGTGCGGCGGCGGGTGCGAGAAACGCTGGATATCTGCCAGTCCGGCGGCGGTTATTGCCTGGGCACAGGCAACAGCGTGGCCAACTACATCCCCCTCGACAACTACCTGGCCATGCTGGACGAAGGGCGGCGGTTTTCCGGTTAA
- a CDS encoding Gfo/Idh/MocA family oxidoreductase, translating into MNRRQFLMRGAALGAAAWLPAMDAAARVPRRVGLLGCGQRGIRLLEALNELRGAGFPLSVAMVCDTDPDRARRAAARCGADTAADPQVMADPKRLDALVIALPDAGHVPAARAALAAGLPVYLETPVSVTVAEAETLAADAAATSAPALQIGATEIARPEWRFAAEMARAGVLGNVAWCQSVAAHAPHGAGPGWRGQHGQSLGPAAQLHFEQLVPLLAALECGPPLRAASAGGRWNPLSETPDSLMSSLWFKNGLEISLVSSPAATTERHPVLRGDRASLEVLPGGVRLYPDDGPAMWIAAPTSAVSPEALLLADWLDCAASGRSPLCPASLGLAAQQGTDMAVAALRPTA; encoded by the coding sequence CTGGCTTCCCGCCATGGACGCCGCCGCGCGCGTGCCCCGGCGTGTGGGTCTGCTGGGTTGCGGGCAAAGAGGCATACGCCTGCTGGAAGCCCTGAATGAACTGCGCGGCGCGGGATTTCCCCTCTCCGTGGCCATGGTCTGCGACACCGACCCGGACCGCGCGCGCCGCGCCGCCGCCCGCTGCGGCGCGGACACCGCCGCCGACCCGCAGGTCATGGCGGACCCGAAACGGCTGGACGCCCTGGTGATCGCCCTGCCCGATGCGGGTCATGTCCCCGCCGCGCGCGCCGCGCTGGCGGCGGGCCTCCCCGTCTATCTCGAAACCCCCGTGTCCGTGACTGTGGCGGAAGCCGAAACACTGGCCGCAGACGCCGCCGCGACCAGCGCGCCCGCGCTGCAAATCGGCGCGACCGAAATCGCCCGGCCGGAATGGCGGTTTGCCGCGGAAATGGCCCGTGCCGGAGTTCTGGGAAACGTGGCCTGGTGCCAGTCCGTGGCGGCCCACGCCCCCCACGGCGCCGGTCCCGGTTGGCGCGGACAGCATGGACAGAGTCTCGGCCCCGCCGCCCAGCTTCACTTTGAACAACTCGTCCCCCTGCTCGCCGCGCTGGAATGCGGCCCGCCCCTCCGCGCGGCCTCCGCCGGAGGACGCTGGAATCCCCTCTCGGAAACCCCCGACAGCCTCATGTCCTCCCTGTGGTTCAAAAACGGCCTGGAGATCAGCCTGGTCTCCTCCCCTGCGGCCACCACGGAGCGGCACCCCGTCCTGCGCGGTGACCGGGCCAGCCTGGAGGTGCTGCCCGGCGGTGTGCGCCTGTACCCAGACGATGGTCCGGCGATGTGGATTGCGGCGCCAACTTCGGCAGTCTCCCCCGAAGCGCTCCTGCTTGCGGACTGGCTGGACTGCGCCGCCTCGGGCCGCAGCCCCCTGTGCCCCGCGTCCCTCGGCCTGGCCGCCCAACAGGGCACGGACATGGCCGTTGCCGCGCTCCGTCCCACCGCGTAA